A genomic region of Cyprinus carpio isolate SPL01 chromosome B11, ASM1834038v1, whole genome shotgun sequence contains the following coding sequences:
- the LOC109049958 gene encoding cleavage stimulation factor subunit 1-like: MFRPKPTLKDRQHLYKLIISQLLYDGYTAIANSLISEVKPQSVVSPSEQLMQLAKTGMENDDSAVQYAIGRSDTVAPGVAIDLEFDADVQTMSPEASEYETCYVTSHKGPCRVATYSRDGQLIATGSADASIKILDTERMLAKSAMPLEVMMNETAQQNMENHPVIRTLYDHVDEVTCLAFHPTEQILASGSRDYTLKLFDYSKPSAKRAFKHIQEAEMLRSISFHPSGDFLLVGTQHPTLRLYDVNTFQCFVSCNPLDQHTDTICGVCYNPSANSYVTCSKDGSIKLWDGVSNRCVTTFEKAHDGAEVCSAVFSKNSKYVLSCGKDSVAKLWEISTGRTLVKYTGAGLSGRQTHRTQGVFNHTEDYVLLPDERTISLCCWDSRTAERKNLLSLGHNNIVRCIVHSPTNPGFMTCSDDFRARFWYRRTTTD, encoded by the exons ATGTTCCGGCCCAAACCCACACTGAAGGACAGACAGCACCTCTACAAGCTGATCATCAGCCAGCTGCTGTATGACGGCTACACCGCTATCGCCAACAGCCTGATCAGTGAGGTGAAGCCCCAGAGTGTGGTGTCTCCATCAGAGCAGCTCATGCAGCTGGCCAAGACAG GAATGGAGAATGATGACAGTGCGGTACAGTATGCCATTGGCCGTTCGGACACCGTGGCGCCTGGTGTGGCCATCGACCTGGAATTTGATGCAGATGTGCAAACCATGTCCCCAGAAGCATCAGAGTATGAGACCTGCTATGTGACGTCTCATAAGGGTCCGTGCCGTGTGGCCACCTACAGCCGCGATGGGCAGCTCATAGCCACGGGCTCCGCTGACGCCTCCATTAAGATCCTGGACACTGAGCGCATGCTGGCCAAAAGCGCCATGCCTCTTGAG GTGATGATGAACGAAACGGCCCAGCAGAACATGGAGAACCACCCTGTAATCAGAACCTTGTATGATCATGTGGATGAGGTCACATGCCTTGCTTTTCACCCGACCGAACAGATCTTAGCCTCTGGCTCTCGTGATTACACCCTCAAACTCTTTGACTATTCAAAGCCATCTGCAAAAAGAGCCTTCAAGCACATACAG GAAGCTGAAATGTTGCGCTCCATCTCCTTCCATCCATCCGGAGATTTCTTGCTAGTCGGCACACAACACCCAACCTTGCGTCTTTATGACGTTAACACTTTCCAGTGTTTTGTGTCCTGCAACCCTCTGGACCAGCACACAGACACCATCTGCGGAGTCTGTTACAATCCCAGCGCTAACAGCTACGTCACCTGTAGCAAAGACGGCAGCATCAAGTTGTGGGACGGGGTGTCGAACCGGTGTGTGACCACCTTTGAGAAAGCCCACGACGGCGCTGAGGTCTGCTCGGCTGTTTTCTCCAAGAACTCCAAGTATGTTCTGTCCTGCGGGAAGGATTCTGTTGCTAAACTCTGGGAGATTTCTACAGGCCGGACTTTGGTCAAGTACACAG GTGCAGGTCTCAGTGGGCGACAAACACACCGCACTCAGGGTGTTTTCAACCACACGGAGGACTATGTGCTGCTGCCGGACGAGAGAACCATCAGCTTGTGCTGCTGGGATTCACGCACGGCCGAGAGGAAAAACCTGCTCTCATTAGGCCACAATAATATTGTGCGCTGTATCGTACACTCACCCACCAACCCCGGCTTCATGACCTGCAGCGACGACTTCAGAGCACGCTTCTGGTATCGCCGCACTACCACTGACTAG